One segment of Anastrepha obliqua isolate idAnaObli1 chromosome 3, idAnaObli1_1.0, whole genome shotgun sequence DNA contains the following:
- the LOC129240692 gene encoding distal membrane-arm assembly complex protein 2: MFRQITTHRNRQICLSIVAVRLQHLSSQHKSTHDGTKSSTLERIREELIADKEKLQWRKPVGERPGDWNSKLKVFGNSEQTSDYIIMMQKPINLSPSALKKWWRKRKERIEKHMQQYVSERHEILGPELAAAHFLLYRGGAVKFVHERNWMRANDDGEFDLPKKYHPAFKVEGLRCDNMTLYYEGLENLRNLQELKFLSFHNVRTFDDWCLDRVSASSYPKLEVLDISGTNCKTNGLSCLYRIPTLKLLIVNDPKESLEFELGCSMLQEVIPNLKVVNASSIHDL, translated from the coding sequence atgttccGTCAAATAACTACTCACAGGAACCGACAAATTTGTTTGTCCATTGTTGCCGTACGCTTGCAGCATTTGTCATCTCAACACAAGTCGACGCACGATGGCACAAAAAGTTCTACACTGGAACGCATACGAGAAGAATTAATTGCCGACAAAGAGAAACTACAATGGCGTAAGCCTGTTGGGGAACGGCCCGGCGATTGGAATagtaaattaaaagtatttggTAATTCGGAACAAACATCTGATTACATCATCATGATGCAGAAACCGATAAATCTCAGTCCCAGTGCTTTAAAGAAGTGGTGGCGTAAACGGAAGGAACGCATTGAGAAACACATGCAGCAATATGTTTCTGAACGACATGAAATACTTGGACCTGAATTAGCTGCAGCGCATTTCTTATTGTATCGTGGGGGTGCGGTAAAATTTGTACATGAACGCAACTGGATGCGCGCCAACGACGACGGAGAATttgatttaccaaaaaaatatcaTCCAGCTTTTAAAGTTGAGGGCCTTCGGTGCGACAACATGACACTCTATTATGAAGGATTGGAGAATTTGCGTAATTTGcaagaattaaaatttctttcatttcacAATGTTCGCACATTTGATGACTGGTGCTTGGATCGTGTATCTGCTTCTAGTTATCCAAAGCTAGAAGTTTTGGATATATCGGGAACAAATTGCAAAACGAATGGACTCTCATGTTTATACCGCATCCCCACTCTGAAACTGCTAATAGTGAACGATCCCAAAGAAAGTCTGGAGTTCGAACTAGGATGCTCGATGTTGCAGGAAGTGATACCAAATTTAAAGGTTGTCAATGCCTCATCCATACATGATTTATAG
- the LOC129240693 gene encoding coiled-coil-helix-coiled-coil-helix domain-containing protein 7, whose product MPRNPNAERDNPCLREQELSFKCLSKYNYDRDKCEVFFANYNNCKEFWNKVRSDRRSKGIAPHLPPVEDRADIKAEYMKSKPPRD is encoded by the exons ATGCCACGGAACCCAAATGCAGAACGTGATAATCCCTGCTTGCGAGAACAAGAACTTTCGTTCAAATGCCTCAGCAAATACAATTATGACAGAGATAAGTGCGAAGTGTTTTTTGCAAACTATAATAATTGCAAGGAATTTTgg AATAAAGTGCGGTCCGATCGTCGGTCAAAGGGTATTGCGCCACACCTGCCACCTGTGGAAGATCGTGCAGATATCAAAGCCGAATATATGAAATCCAAACCACCGCGGGACTAA